Proteins encoded in a region of the Arvicanthis niloticus isolate mArvNil1 chromosome 16, mArvNil1.pat.X, whole genome shotgun sequence genome:
- the Cenpu gene encoding centromere protein U, protein MAARRSLRFSGDPGAKRSKNTLGSTYSRKQNAGQKPKPKPKDVFDFSHHSDVSDVLGELEEEEEPYETFDPPLHSTAIYTEEELSKHCVPSTSPATHRGKEGRSLKPSENEASENESIKLSAKKPKRKLEPISGESDSSEDDVRRMVSPEGRRSRQPQAAPAASSLPERSAEQVAPRRTRLLSTQPSAVEEAPATQSQLKTQKKVKPSPGRRKRPRHRATDSDASESMHIWCLEGKRQSDIMELDVVLSVFEKTFLEYKQRIESESCNQAISKFYFKVKGELIRILKEVQMLKALKKKNTKIISDMEKKRQRLIEVQDELIRLEPQLKQLQTKYDDLKERKSSLKNSKYFLSNLKQLYQDYSNIEEKGPTEKEKYDSSSLPALLFKARSILGAEKHLKTINYQLGKLLEQD, encoded by the exons ATGGCGGCACGGAGAAGTTTGAGATTCTCGGGGGACCCGGG TGCAAAACGTTCAAAGAACACTCTGGGAAGCACGTATTCCAGGAAACAG AATGCTGGTCAAAAGCCCAAGCCTAAGCCCAAGGATGTGTTTGACTTTTCTCATCATTCTGATGTCTCAGACGTACTGGGAGAActcgaggaagaggaggaacctTATGAAACCTTCG ACCCTCCTTTGCACAGTACTGCTATCTACACAGAAGAGGAGCTGTCCAAACACTGTGtgccctccacctccccagccacccacagaggaaaggaaggcagaag CTTGAAGCCTTCTGAAAATGAAGCGAGTGAAAATGAGTCTATAAAACTCAGCGCAAAAAAG CCAAAGAGAAAGCTGGAGCCCATCAGCGGTGAGTCTGACAGCTCTGAAGACGATGTGAGGAGAATGGTTTCTCCAGAAGGACGAAGGTCACGACAGCCCCAGGCTGCTCCTGCAGCATCATCACTCCCTGAGAGGTCAGCGGAGCAGGTCGCTCCCAGGAGGACGAGACTCCTCAGCACTCAGCCCTCTGCTGTAGAAGAGGCTCCAGCAACCCAAAGTCAGCTG AAAACTCAGAAGAAAGTGAAGCCGTCTCCTGGCAGGAGGAAGAGACCAAGGCACAGAGCCACAGACTCAG ATGCTTCTGAAAGTATGCATATTTGGTGTctggaaggaaagagacagagtgaCATCATGGAGTTGGACGTTGTTTTGTCTGTATTTGAGAAAACTTTCCTGGAGTATAA GCAAAGAATAGAATCTGAAAGTTGTAATCAAGCCATcagcaaattttattttaaagttaaaggAGAACTCATCAGAATC CTTAAAGAAGTCCAGATGTTAAaagctctgaaaaaaaagaaCACCAAG ATAATTTCCgacatggaaaagaaaaggcagcGTTTAATTGAAGTCCAGGATGAACTGATTCG ATTAGAACCACAACTGAAACAACTACAAACAAAATATGATGACCTTAAGGAGAGAAAGTCATCACTTAAGAATTCCAAATATTTCCTATCTAACTTAAAACAGCTGTATCAAGATTATTCAAACATTGAAGAGAAAGGACCAACGGAAAAGGAAAAG TATGATTCCTCTAGCCTTCCAGCTCTGTTATTCAAAGCAAGAAGCATTCTGGGAGCTGAAAAACACCTGAAAACCATCAATTATCAGCTGGGGAAGCTCCTTGAGCAGGACTGA